GGAAAgcccttaaattaaaaatacaaatttttcttggtggtagggctttatgctagcccgtctgggtaggtaccacccactcatcagttatctaccgccaataacagtactcagtattgttgtgtttcggtttgaagggtgagtgagccagtgtaactacaggcacaagggacataccatcttagttcccaaggttggtggcacattgacgatgtaaggaatagttaatatttcttacagcgtcattgtctatgggtgatggtgaccacttaccatcaggtggcccaaatgctcgtccgccaacctataacataaaaaaaaaaaattaaaagaattccTTCAAACATTGTAGTTGGTTACAATTGTATCAAACATCGGTCAATGAAGCCATTGCTTCCAAAATCTTCTAACCAGAAGAATTTAACACATTTTGATTCACACAAATCAACTGACACTAATTACTGACTCCAATTTAATGTATGACTTCCAGATTTGGACCTGCTACTGGTATACTTCTGTTGCGAGAAGAGCGCTGAGGTTTCCAAGCAAGTTCTAGATCTCCACTTCACGCTACGAACTCTCCTCACAGTTTGGTTCAAGGATAGAGAAGTAGACAAAAAGGTCATGAACGCTTTGAATACTGCGTAAGTTAtgtgataacaataattaatttaaattttaaatctaattttcACTGTATTTAGAGAAAACTTTGGTTCAGAatctagtttttaatttttcctttaatGGTAAAAAACAATTTTGCTTTTCGTTAtacatcttattttatttatttatcatgaaTTATAGATGTAACTAGCTGTGGCCGCGACTTCATgtcactccttattacatcagctatctgttTCGTCAAAATCTATCCAGCGGTTTCAGAGTTTATCTGGTACAAAAAGGTAGACAGTccaacagacagtcagacagacaatttttgtctgtctaaaattgaaaaatgttattttaatacatatgcattgtatatatatacatatgcatttggtaaaaagcggttattttatatttggttaTTTTGCCACCAGAAACTTGGACTCAATAGTTTgttggataaaaaaaaacaggcaatggagacgaggccttattcttattattttcaagataTATCAGGTTTTTACACTTGCTAATGTGTGGCATTTGTCATTTAAGAGTTGTTTCTTCAGATAAGTCTCTATTGTTTCCAGTCTGATAGCACCGCTTCCAGAACCCACCGTCAACGGTTACAAAGCCGTGTACTGTCGACTGATAGATGAAGACCCCAAACGTTATATGTTTGGTGATATCATCCGCGCGTTCATGATGGTCTTCGATCTTTTGCAGTACGAAGAGGGAACTTGGCCAGGGTAATATACTatagatttatttgaaattagaaataCATGAAGTTTGACAAATAAAACCTATtaatcaatacaagattatatcaaAGATAAAAAACGTGGacttaatatttgttgatttctaggtaggatttgtattttatattgtattttacatACTCTGTAGTTGGAATGgtgaaaaaagtaactactgaatttcttgccggtcgTTCATAGTAGAAACTGCCCTCCGAACTGATGGTactatcatttaataaatttattaagtgacgattcaaaagtgtttgtaaaagtctacttgaataaagaatagttTTAGTTTGAATATCATGTCAAGCTACTTGTACTAAAGTAATTACAGTCGAAGTATCGACATCCATTAAATTTGTCCATGAATGACCAAGTcaacgtaaaaaaaatcatcactgCTACTATTATATCCGAGAATTTAATGCGACGTTGGAAATCTTAATTGTGGTCACATTTCGAATTTGGCCTAAATATTTCTAACGAGATTCCTGTAAAAGCCGAAACTTCAATTCTCTGAGCTGTCAGATATGCCAAAGACATACAATTTTTTGTGGTTTTGAAAAATTTCTAAATAtccataaaataagtttaataatttgtGTGTGCATAAGTTACGTCAAGCAATGTGCAATAAGTCTCAACATTGCTTATTTTCAAAAGCAGGAGTTATTTTATGACATCATTAATGGACGGGCAAATGATGGCAAGTCAAGAACACTGCCCATATAAATTGCATGatgtaataatttcttacaaaacCAAGATGTGACGTCCCTTATGCATATAGTTACAGTGACTTACCCACTCAAATCGAAATAGGATAACACAGTGTTGCTGGTTGGCACTAGAATACCCAAAGGGATTGCTTCGATTCTgagtgactgactgactgagTTGCTTGTTTAAACCTTTTAAAAGAATCTCTTTACtccatttttatgttataattatcttGTTAATATTTTCGTTCTTTTCAGTTTTGTTCTATTGTTAGACATGGACCTCGCGAGTGTGGGCCACTTAGCCAGGATAGATATATCATTATTGAAACAGGTCCTGTTCTTCCATCAGGCAagttttgtcataaaatatctacatataagtatatttaataaatgtgcgTTTGTAATGTACCCATGTGAGAAGTTATACTACTTCCGCGTAATTAAAACctgtttttaaatgtatgtaaataattaattatgaatgaaatagccctttttatcGACTATAacagttacaaaataaatattgtaaaataagacAATGAGTCaagttgtttattaatttaaaccataataaaaccttcttggtcttataatcttaaatatacatttactaaccaattaatatattaaatgatcaAGTGAGAAATGCAACTGAAGTAAATAATGACACCAATATTACTAACAGCCTCtagccactgctgggctaaggccttcttaTGAGGAGAAGATTAAGAGTATATTTCACCACCTTACTCCAGTGTcagttggtggattcacatgggTGCagaaatttcgatgaaattagacaatgcacgttttcctcacgatgtttccttcaccgccgagcacgtgatgaattataaatacaaattaagcacatatacatatatgcttgcctgggtttgaacccgctgtTAAGATGTACGCACTCTATCCACTGGCCCTTTCCCGGGTTTTGATATATGGACAccaataatgtttaataaacgcTTTTTTTCAGGAATGCATGTTAATTAAGTTGAAAGAATTGCATTTCTTAAACGCCCCGTATTTCATGGACAAGGTAATGATGATGTTGAAACCGTTTATGAAGAAGAGCTTAATGGACATCATCAAGGTACACGAAAGAGGTTCTGATTCCCTCTACAAATACGTTCAGAAGAATTCATTCCCAAAGGAGTCTGGTGGGAAATATAAAGACAACATAACTTTAAGAGGTAAGTAGTTGTGTAGGTCATCGTgtgtagtaaatttaatttgttttggacATAAGTACGACTTACGCCCTTTTGTGTTTTGATGGTGCTAAGTACGAAACCTTCGCGCATGCGCCGTAAATAATTGGTGAACGATGTGAACAAATGATTACGAAcaaagacaaaatatttatatgagaaTATTTgccatacaatttaaattatttataaataaataataatgtcttCATTAATTAGTCTGGTTTGATTCAAGattcaaaataagttattttttatagtttgataacaataattttgtacTTTTGTGTTCTTACGTACTGTTGTATGATTTAAgggtctttttaatttaatacaatgcaTGGGTAAAAATTTGCAAACTGACAAATTTACTGCCTGATCATTGCCAATAGCCAATTGCACTGAAATAGATATTGATCATTACTTTGGAACGGCGTCAGAAAATTTAGGAACTAAGCTGTCGTATTCCTTGTGTCTGCAATCACACTGGAAATCGGAACCAGTGTTGTATATCGATATTCCACTATTCATAGACAATCGATAGTCTATCGACAGTATTGCTCACTATGAGCAATACTATCGATAATACTGCAACACAGATCtagacacaacaatactaggtTATTTGTTTAAAGGTAGAACAAGTTACGAGTTACTGGTACCAGCTGACTTACTTAAGGACCAAGCAAGCCATCCGATGGACAATTTCCTCGAGTGTATTGtagtcataaaattaataaccaaAATTCTAGCTGATTTGTACTGTttcgtatttaaatatcatattcacaattcattctatttttaaaatagcacGTAAATATATAGGAATGTAAGTTCATAATTCTCTTTTCCAGACGAGATCATACGCCGTTTAGAAAATAACAAGCAATTTTTCACGGACGAAAGTCGGAGGCGTGTGAACGAATCTCTCCGTCCAAGTGGCAGGAAGACTATCGAAGGCTTATTCGGAATTGAAGGCAGCTTTAAGAAATTAGATATAGACTAAACTTTCAAGGTCAGTCATagtttatgagaaataaaaggGCCTATGTTACTTTGTAAACTTATATGTTAAGAGTCCGCTGTAGAGTGATTACATATTAGTCTacagaatgttattttttttatttttgtatatattcgttgtttttataatattttaagcacGTGTGCTGGTGCATGTATTTTGTAATTCGATAaggtcgtaaataaaataaaaaattatttaattttgactttTGAATGCTTCTTCCTTCCTAAGatcttttatttcaaaacatttcaTAGATCGTAATAATGTCATTCAAAAAGAGATTTTTGGCTTTTGTGTGAAATTAGTCTCTTAATTTTTGatacatttcaaattttattttcagtttggTAGTATCAGTATATTTACAGAGGGGCTAAATCGTGTCATTTTGATAGGCGAACAACCAGTTCGAACCGGTTTTCGTGTAAAGGAACACAATAACACTATTACAGAACATCTGATGGGTTGGTGGTACCTAAACATAGTGAATACACAAAATTCttccatgaaaaaaaaaaaaaaagtgttcagaacatttagtaaaaaaatgtatactcgTTTCTCATATCCTACTTCGTGTTCAGATAAGAATCTCCGagatgacatttaaaataacaacgaAAACCAACATCCgccttttgcttttattttattactaaaaacgTGTTtagcatatatattataaattgtcagTTGGTTGATTTGTTGGCCCCTTCTGGACCACTCTCTCCtgtcaaatatatacatatatagtatacatatagcTATTTTAGTACgctatttaatgttataaaagaaattaaactcaggTAAAACCGTAGTTCACCTCACTTtgaatatatgatatttttgtaatattaattttctttttaaatgttcacattacattacattacttattataaaacaaagtcgcttaatgCTGTcagtccctgtgtatgctttgacttttaaaattacacaccagattttgatgaggttttaaGCATTACAGCATTAATCTTTAActaattaagtaccttaaatactatgcacatttaataattatcaatatggACCtcatatataaaagatattggAGATTTAAAAAGCAGGGACATAGCATTTTCTTTTGTATTGTCTCAGGACAaaaaaaagctgtgaacgttgtaagacattctgtagtatattaagtatcagcattgtctatgtgtgaagccggggcgggtcgcagTAGTAATCTTTAAATGACTTCGAATTGTACAAAATTTCAGAGTTAATTTGTAAAGATTTCCCACAGTGGAAAGGCGGaaggtacatataatatataaagtactaTGGAAAACCCACTGTTGCAACATTTCGTTCGACATGCATTAGTTTTCCTCACGAGTTTTTCCTTCACTACTGAACCAGTTATATTATAAACCATTTCTTGAAGACATTGGATCTTCAAGGAATATTCCATCCTTCAAACTACCAGTGAatcactaaccttgggaaatCAGTTGTTCTATCTCTTGCGTCTGCAGTTACATTGGGTCACTCACCATTGAAACTtgaacataataatactaagtatcagtattattaatactaaataatggTGGTAGTATTTTTAAGTAGTTGACGAAATTTGTGACAtcaaatgtgtatatatatataacacttttccgatttaataaatatcacaattaaaaaaataacgtggGCCACGTCTTCCGAGAAGACGACGTGCTTGAAATTCAGCGAAGATCTCTTAATGTAGTATGAAAACTGAATGTAATTAATGAGTCCGTGGATTTTGCTAATTTGTAGTAAAAAAAGATTAGACGTTTGATGTTTATACGAGGGAATACAAAGTGTTGTTTTTGCGCATACACTTGTTTTGTTgcataatatatcctgcgtagcTGATCTTCTTCATCATTGGCCATCGTGTCCCAAATCAGTTCtgacgtcatcatcatcatgtaaAAAGAGTAATACCTAATCAAAAATGCACAAAGGCCTTTCACCAAGATGCTTTTACAGTTCCGTTCTTTTGTTGGGGAACTAGCATCGGGGTACGCATCATTTTCATGATTACCCCTCCTTAAAACAAGGTGTATGAGACTGGGATGTCTCACCGATCCAAGACTTGAATACCATCGACGAAAGGTCCGGTTCTTTTGGACCCCTGCACACAGGAATAAGACTCGCCTGAAAATtctcctttattttaattaaaagtaaaaataatatgcaaatatCAGGTCGTGACGATGTAGAATTTATCTACAATAACATCAATAATatcagcctctaaatttcccactgctgggctaaggcctcctctccgtttaaggagaaagtttggaaagtattccaccgccgagcacgaaatgaattctgaacacaaattaagcacatgcacaTAGTCAgttgtgcttgtctgggtttgaatccgcaatcataaccactgggccattttcaTGTATATAGTACAAATTCTTTAAAGGACTAGTAACGTCTTTAGTATACTTGCGTTCATACATAAAGAAACACGCGCTTTGCTTTATAAATTCTCACAGTTGTGCCGctgtgaagcaaatttaaatctAAGCCACCTAGGATTAAGTTCAATTTTCATTGcttattgtttttaaacgacaaattttattaatacaagcCTAATTACGTGTCATataaacgattatttttattaaaattaatataaataagtgtgAATTTTAAAGTTCGATTGAAGAGGTTTTAACAaggtaagtatattttttttaattacattgtaatacaattttgttttttcattttaaataattcttatttaaacaAACCAACAGTTATAACtgaaaaatgaaaaagtaatattactgtataaataactaaaacacatgaaaaataaatttatatacacacattatgatttaataaacatatatatacatagttatagatatataatttcgttgttcttattaatataaatgaccaACAGCAGAGCTAAATAAttgtggagaaggtttttagtttattccaccacgctaaaCCTTGAgagaaagccttagcccagcagagggcaaatttacaggatgtCACTGTATTGTAcacaatatatacctatatttatatatacatataaacatttatttatttattttctaatcgCAACGCCACCAATCAGTACAATCTAAACCACCTATAGacttaaatatacacaatattCAACCCTATAAAagttcatttatatacataggtacagacgatttatatatataaagtaagtaaagtaaattaatagcctgtaaatttcccactgttgggttaaggcctcctctcccattttggaacatattctaccacgcagttccaatacGGTGGAATGCataatgtgtctaatttcatcgaaattctgccaaatttcgatgaaattagacacatgaaggtttcctcacgatgttttccttcaccgtcgagcacgagatgaattataaatacaattaagcacatatatgtagtggtgcttgcctgggtttgaaacgaagtcatcagttaagatgcacgagttcttaccactgggccatctgagctctatatattatttatacataatttgtatataatatgttagtCGACTCGTGACCACAGAATACGCGGATCTGTCAAAACGTCAATCTGAAACATCATGACCGCAGTTTTAATCCGTCGTATGTTATAAGAAGATATTATGTTATActaaattgtgattttttttaaaaaatgttagtagCAATTccccttttttttaaagaattattcataattttctttACCCCTCCATTTAGGTTTAAAACTTGCATTACAATTGGGGACAATATCCAGGATCGATCCTGTAACTTTTTACATCCATTGCTATGattgatatttgtattataaataatagttttatcttAGTATTTGCCTAAAGTTCATTAGTAAAAGtaagttttcaattttatttggtcAATTTTAACCTTATTCTAGATAGCCAGTATTATAGGCACAGATTTCAGTCTGTCATGGTATATACtttgtccgaaaatccacaaaagcgcgattttaagacattttcttcCTCGTACAATAACTTTGTGGAACTAGCTTTTGCcgtcggtttttccgaaccgatacgacttgagaGCCATCAAGAATAGAGCGTActtctttcttaaaggccggcaacacacCTGTAAGCctcccggtgttgcagatgtccatgggcggtggtaatccatcaggtgagcctcgtgCTCGTTTGTccctataatattaaaaaacacctATGGTCTTGTCTttacaacaactacaacaacaataacagcctgtaaattcaataaagttttggaacatattccaccacgctattccattgcgggttggtggaatacacatgtggcagaatttctatgaaatttgtcacatgcaggtttcctcacgatgttttccttcaccgctgagcacgagatgaattataaagacagattaagtacgtgaatcagtggtgcttgcctgggtttgaatccgcaatcatcggttaagatgcacgcgttctaaccactgggccatctcgaacatataaaggttatataaataaaataatcggtATTTTATCCCAAGACTGCAGCTGATGCATTGAACAAAAACGAAGGTGCATGACcggttttctaaaataaaattacaaaattttagcaaaaaaaaaaatgataaagaaCCTAATTtggatttattgtttttgttgttttaaattccaaattaaatttgtttaattataaaatactttgagGCATTCATCCTTTaggtaactatttatttttaaatttccatactaaatatatttaacacaagCTGAAATCCGCTTATGATATATCCTTCATTAAAAATGACAAACTAACATATAAACTTTCATCCCAAATTTCACCCTCTTAAGGGGTGAATTCTTGAAAACGCTTTAACAACtgtgttttaaaatagaatCCTGAAAAtcgatttgaataattataacttcAGTAATGAGCTACTTatctatgtatacatacatacctgtaataaaattggattgtctgtttgtaatattaaaataatcgcttttaactaaatatatatgtatgtatatacgcgGTACATATAGCAAACTGCAAAaccaatttttttacaatttattgtcTGTCTGGCTGTTTGCTTGTTTCGGCTTATATCTGGAACGCCTGTACCTGatctaataaggagtaatttacgACGTCGCGGGCAAAGCTAGTTAGATCAAAACAAATCATCGAGATTTTCTGTCATGAaactttaaatatgttttacctGTAATTTCGTTGGTGTTCTGTCTGACCTCGCTCTGGTTGTACCGTAATAGTAATGGCGGATACCCTAATAGTATTTAAacgaataagtttatttaatattttaaatgtgcagTACGTATAATTATAACTCTTAATTTACAAATGCAACGAAatcttttgtctttttttttctttgtatatgcatgcatatttaatataaaattagcagataaaatataacacaatcttccaattattaattcaatgtatttttttgctaGATCAAATGTAATCGTTATCagtacatagtatgaaacaaagtcgcttatcgctgtctgtacctatgcatgtttatatctttaaaactatgtaacggattttgatgaggtttttttaaatagatagagtgataatacgtggacaatttagtaaataaaacactgatcattttagaggtTTTTGCTGTGATGGTATAGCATTGCACCAGTGCAAAGCCGAGTGGGTCGTTTAGTGATATATAAAatcatctttttttaaataggttaaTAACTTCATGACGTCACAAAATCAAAAGATTCTCTAATCAAGTAGGTTTCGTGTACCATCATGTTAcagtaatattaatgttaacaGCTGGTAAAGCTGTGGGAcaagctgaagcaaaaaaagCGATtcaaatattcgtcaatttacgtatgtcaaattacttttttggcCCATAGACTGTCAAAACAGTACTAATTACTTGGAATAATTGTGCGAAAAGCTTCATTAAACCTTATTGCCTCTACTGGTGCCATATATACTTGTTCTTTTTCTGCCCAGAGAAATTGCGATCAAACAGGGGAATCCTGCTAGCATTCGTGCCACCATTCCACAGGTCaagatttataaaactattattacatatgtgtcaacaataattttgttaaattaaatggaCAAAGTCAAGGGCACAGCTGGTTGCAAATAAATTCACTTACAATTTCCGTAAACTGTAGTCAACAGGTAGCTTCTTATAGTGCAGCTAAGACACGCTGTAAGATACAACTCTTAGTTCAAAATTAAAtcacataatttgtttttatcgtATTATACgagtattaatagtatgtttttcttttgataGTAAATTCAATTTCGATCGGTTCAGTGTTCAAAATGATTTTCATATGATATTGaagcttatattaataattatattatttcaaattattctaAGCTATTTGACGTAcgcggattcgctcgcgtttaagcGATTGATCGTCTggtaatttaagtttatttcattacaaatttcatcaaattcggataAGTGATTTCGTCGACATACATaaagacagatagagttacttaacccatttataattttagtatagatactcaaagtcaaaatattttacacatatataattgtaagtaactaacatgactgtatttttaaatgttaaaaagaataaattttgagtttttgccggttattctcggtagaactttccgaaccggtggtagcttcacttaacatttattttaaaatgacgattcaacagtgcttgtaaaggcctacttgactaaagtatattttgattttgatcatcAACTAGGCGAGCTGAAAAGCGATCAACCAGTGTGAGAAGCGCCTTAATTAAAATCAAGTGGTCACAACTACATAACTGTTAGTATAATTGGACATTTCCGCAGACAATgggttattaaatattaatttacctaTCGACTCACTTACCTTGACTCAAATAGATGAAAAGGTAAAACGTTTTTTCAAACTTCTCGAAGCATTTgattacttacatatataattctatgaatacactttaaaatatgtttaaagtaatatcatattgataaataataatcgttGTATAAGGGAtacttaaagtaagtaaagtgaagtaacagtctgtaagtttcccactgctgggataaggcctcctcttccattaaggagagggttttggaacatattccaccacgctgttccaatgcgggttggtggaatgcacatgtgccagaatttcgatgaaattagacacatgtaggtttcctcacattgttttccttcaccgccgagcacgagatgaacacaaattaagcacatatatatggtggtgcttgcctggctttgaactcgcaatcgtcggttaagatgcacgcgttctaaccactgggccatctcagctcatacttATCGGATACTTATCGgatcttttattaaattaattttgatgtgattttattaatagatagagcgattcgagaggaaggtttttg
The Vanessa cardui chromosome 10, ilVanCard2.1, whole genome shotgun sequence genome window above contains:
- the LOC124533293 gene encoding clavesin-1-like isoform X1 — its product is MTMSGQIQPFPVEKEYEKNSDISREDIEKLREWLKTQPHLPEEYITDLDLLLVYFCCEKSAEVSKQVLDLHFTLRTLLTVWFKDREVDKKVMNALNTALIAPLPEPTVNGYKAVYCRLIDEDPKRYMFGDIIRAFMMVFDLLQYEEGTWPGFVLLLDMDLASVGHLARIDISLLKQVLFFHQECMLIKLKELHFLNAPYFMDKVMMMLKPFMKKSLMDIIKVHERGSDSLYKYVQKNSFPKESGGKYKDNITLRDEIIRRLENNKQFFTDESRRRVNESLRPSGRKTIEGLFGIEGSFKKLDID